A stretch of Polypterus senegalus isolate Bchr_013 chromosome 3, ASM1683550v1, whole genome shotgun sequence DNA encodes these proteins:
- the tegt gene encoding probable Bax inhibitor 1: MNVFDRNINFDALMKFSQISRSTQQHLKNVYSSLTICMLVAGVGAYVHVFTRLLQGGLLSFLGSIGMMIWLAMTPHSLETEKKRLAILCGFAFFTGVGLGPAMDFVISVNPSIIVTAFLGTSVIFACFTLSALYAQRRSYLFLGGTLMSGLSILLLLSMFNMFYGSVMLFKAHMYLGLLVMCGFVLFDTQLIIEKAEMGDKDYIWHCVDLFLDFITIFRKLMMILATNEKDKKKEKK; this comes from the exons ATGAATGTGTTTGACCGAAATATCAACTTCGATGCTTTGATGAAGTTTTCACAAat ATCTCGCTCCACCCAGCAACATCTGAAAAATGTCTACTCCAGTCTGACAATCTGCATGCTGGTAGCGGGAGTTGGAGCCTATGTGCATGTTTTCACGAGGTTACTTCAG GGTGGCCTACTCTCCTTTTTAGGCTCAATAGGCATGATGATTTGGCTGGCAATGACTCCACACAGTCTTGAAACGGAGAAGAAGAGACTTGCAATCCTTTGTGGGTTTGCATTCTTCACAG GTGTTGGTTTGGGCCCAGCTATGGATTTTGTCATCTCTGTTAATCCAAG CATAATTGTGACTGCCTTCCTGGGTACATCTGTGATCTTTGCCTGCTTCACCTTGAGTGCCCTTTATGCTCAGCGCAGAAGTTACCTCTTTCTTGGAG GCACTCTGATGTCGGGCTTGTCTATCTTACTGTTGCTGTCCATGTTCAACATGTTCTATGGCTCAGTGATGCTTTTCAAG GCAcacatgtatcttggacttctgGTCATGTGTGGATTTGTACTTTTTGACACGCAGCTTATTATTGAGAAAGCAGAGATGGGAGACAAAGATTATATCTG GCATTGTGTTGACCTCTTCCTGGATTTCATCACCATCTTCAGAAAACTTATGATGATTCTTGCCACAAATGAGAAG gataagaagaaagagaagaaataa
- the nckap5l gene encoding nck-associated protein 5-like has translation MSEVASQRDGTTTGRAAEGALQPQNSSGTEGDGSRSLLERLRELEAENSALSMANESQREAYERCLDEVANHVVQALLNQKDLREECIKLKMRVFDLERQNRTLSELFQQKLQVTAGSQVQVTSEPLLEHPSEPPVPGPVKITDPLTEAQMQFGGEKTRSGSHGPKAPTSSMEALSPFFKKKAHILEVLRKLEENDPLKFHPSSGFCPYRDFSQSSLDLDGPEHVNGEDPGTEYASCQSCLKFSHKGLDSLFKWKQETSESSSASSPTKGEKVGLDLSGPTMGDLPSSSADVTEETPAELKQIVSTKSYLYSLIRETEPKCSLGGGSVESCLGEESKACDGILNFSLEGKLLGPHCHTQAGPALNELVIADGLKHVKAVTYPGFSAENYLQVECSLPEAAKSSLYASSSGGKLDSSSAEQVCNGLFFTGDACFAKKADSFLSAGSTEKGNRSFLQQASQGKAKVIPSPTSPCGLVDTKSSPISSPSKLLKFLKMSSLGERAQAANPLRLSPQLTRSSKIPCRNNNYEVYHSPVLSRKTIPVERDRPVAACSKTDSYPATHSAPTSPPKPDVPPAPNGELVYSSHSAPKPTGRLGSGQLSRLGSEIQPFRSCQKIPHYENVSDISSFGPTDTSARFLDRLQQATFSAFGSSESLTSSPGPPSSSDGKRDSSPVGEPSPTLIDETAATADDRNTYAENLAWYKMHGPQGDCLYQVSSEDVGLEDKAQSGGLATSVLEVSSSLHKRSSKAMGDTGHLPFKERLAALGKLKSTEDLRQHLELDAQSCPVSRERSKTAERMGDRSSVGSDPRHVKYTDSMDSKPYPKAAPKPQVPEFGGRSLPGAPTVPKASNDAYCSKACTAKTEVTKHKAGGPSSTSVADSSQALRNYVKCTSAPVLSHGSRATATSPQGSPTKVPSKSPLKTPTKGGRQVQEEQRSCASQKRSPRACASLEDKGKSPAHGERKKNLDGLSSPAKAAQVESHGDQSSSTQSAIEEKVMKGIEENMLKLQELDKGQVSEVKQKASNGIASWFGLKKSKLPALNRKPDMPKPKEDKKEWKLNVSSSSSSSSSNKDPKVAVAKKKLEAEGLNISKLMEKAEDLRKALEEERAFMNGMALEKTSRGRPCNVPVEMPTVYREAASDTFMQQLLNRVDDRDAPCDKEQRCRRLSFDSKKSRPLFSSQRNGVISHLKARGDIIEKSAGLGGKDDVTSEESLGETVHSQHFTGSSTRTLDSGIGTFPLPDYASSPSGKGIPKSKPHCEPESSGSPAKHGPGTKMPRKARTLERELSSLDEAFAQDEDLNPQLYSTVLDSKGLSTNHLSSFVREAVDVYGAHVKTQPSKNWTFPNSKASASTTDMYLGVTSELDIVHDEQPLHRQSTKQCLPQSGRDPDASSLPLPSSLGFGRRLKSRTPSTAEVTKDAVLDMSRERSDDMISPNRPSALETPESLSDSLYDSLSSCGSQG, from the exons GCTGAGAACTCTGCCCTGTCTATGGCCAATGAAAGTCAGCGAGAAGCGTATGAGCGATGCCTGGACGAG GTGGCTAACCACGTGGTGCAGGCGTTGCTGAATCAGAAG GACCTGCGGGAGGAGTGCATCAAGCTGAAGATGCGCGTCTTTGACCTCGAGCGCCAGAACCGCACCCTGAGCGAGCTCTTCCAGCAGAAGCTGCAGGTCACCGCCGGGTCGCAGGTGCAG GTAACATCGGAGCCCCTTCTAGAGCACCCCTCGGAACCCCCAGTCCCCGGGCCGGTGAAGATCACAGACCCCCTAACAGAGGCACAGATGCAG TTTGGCGGAGAGAAAACGAGAAGCGGCAGCCATGGTCCCAAAGCTCCCACCTCATCCATGGAAGCGCTCTCTCCTTTCTTCAAAAAGAAAGCCCACATCCTGGAGGTCCTGAGGAAGTTGGAAGAGAACGACCCACTCAAGTTTCACCCGTCGTCTGGCTTCTGTCCTTACAGAGACTTCAGCCAGTCGAGCCTCGACCTTGATGGTCCAGAGCACGTTAACGGGGAGGACCCTGGCACCGAGTATGCCAGCTGCCAGTCCTGCCTGAAGTTTTCGCACAAGGGCTTGGACAGCCTCTTCAAGTGGAAGCAGGAGACCAGCGAGAGCTCATCGGCCTCGAGTCCAACCAAGGGTGAGAAGGTGGGTTTGGATCTAAGCGGCCCCACAATGGGCGACTTGCCGAGCAGCTCCGCCGACGTCACTGAAGAGACACCCGCCGAGCTGAAGCAGATCGTGAGCACCAAGTCGTACCTTTACAGTCTGATCCGAGAGACGGAGCCCAAGTGCTCGCTGGGCGGAGGGTCGGTGGAGtcgtgtctgggcgaggagagcAAGGCCTGTGATGGCATCCTGAACTTCTCCCTGGAAGGGAAGCTTCTGGGCCCACACTGCCACACCCAGGCGGGCCCAGCCTTAAATGAGTTGGTCATAGCAGACGGCCTAAAGCACGTCAAGGCGGTTACATATCCCGGTTTTAGTGCTGAGAATTACCTTCAGGTGGAATGTAGCCTTCCAGAAGCCGCCAAGAGCAGCTTGTATGCTTCCTCCTCGGGAGGCAAACTGGACAGCTCCTCTGCAGAGCAAGTGTGCAATGGTCTCTTCTTCACTGGGGACGCGTGCTTTGCGAAGAAGGCTGATTCCTTTCTGTCAGCAGGTTCCACCGAGAAGGGCAACCGATCTTTCCTGCAGCAGGCTTCTCAGGGAAAAGCCAAAGTGATCCCCAGTCCCACGTCTCCATGCGGACTGGTGGACACAAAGTCCTCCCCCATCTCCTCTCCTTCCAAGCTGCTCAAGTTCCTTAAGATGTCCTCCCTAGGGGAGCGGGCCCAGGCGGCAAACCCTCTGCGTCTCAGTCCACAGCTGACTCGGAGTTCCAAGATTCCCTGCAGGAACAACAATTACGAAGTCTACCACTCGCCCGTCCTGAGCCGCAAAACCATTCCCGTGGAGCGTGACAGACCTGTGGCCGCCTGCTCCAAGACCGACTCCTACCCCGCCACCCATTCTGCCCCGACCTCCCCACCGAAGCCGGATGTGCCGCCAGCCCCAAACGGGGAGCTTGTCTACAGCAGCCATTCTGCCCCCAAGCCTACTGGCCGCCTTGGCTCGGGCCAACTCTCCAGGCTGGGGTCCGAAATCCAGCCTTTTAGAAGTTGCCAAAAAATTCCTCACTACGAGAATGTGTCCGACATCTCTAGCTTTGGCCCCACCGACACTTCAGCACGTTTCCTCGACAGGCTGCAGCAGGCCACCTTCTCCGCCTTTGGGAGCTCCGAAAGTTTGACATCTTCTCCGGGTCCACCAAGCTCCTCGGACGGCAAACGGGACAGTTCACCGGTGGGTGAGCCGAGTCCTACTCTCATTGATGAGACCGCTGCCACCGCGGATGACCGAAACACGTATGCCGAGAACTTGGCGTGGTACAAAATGCACGGGCCTCAGGGTGACTGCTTGTATCAGGTATCCAGCGAGGACGTGGGGCTGGAAGACAAAGCACAGAGTGGTGGGTTGGCCACCTCCGTCTTGGAGGTCTCTTCCTCCTTGCACAAACGATCTAGCAAAGCTATGGGTGACACGGGCCACCTCCCTTTCAAAGAGCGCTTGGCAGCTTTGGGGAAGTTGAAAAGCACAGAAGACTTGAGACAGCATCTGGAGTTGGATGCCCAGTCCTGCCCTGTCAGTCGGGAGAGGAGCAAAACCGCCGAGCGGATGGGGGACAGGAGCTCAGTGGGGTCGGACCCCCGCCACGTGAAATATACAGACTCCATGGACAGCAAGCCATACCCCAAAGCTGCTCCCAAGCCTCAGGTCCCCGAGTTTGGAGGGCGTTCCCTGCCGGGTGCTCCCACTGTGCCCAAAGCCAGCAATGACGCGTACTGTTCAAAAGCATGCACAGCAAAGACCGAAGTGACCAAGCACAAGGCGGGCGGTCCGTCCTCTACCTCCGTGGCAGACTCCTCTCAGGCGCTGAGGAACTACGTCAAGTGCACCAGTGCTCCTGTCCTCTCGCATGGCAGCAGAGCCACTGCCACCAGTCCGCAGGGAAGTCCCACCAAGGTACCATCCAAGTCTCCATTGAAAACCCCAACCAAGGGGGGGCGCCAGGTTCAGGAGGAGCAGAGGTCTTGTGCTTCCCAGAAGAGAAGTCCCAGGGCCTGTGCCTCCTTGGAGGACAAAGGGAAGAGTCCGGCACACGGTGAGCGGAAGAAGAACCTTGACGGCCTCTCATCGCCGGCCAAAGCAGCTCAGGTGGAGTCTCATGGTGACCAGAGCAGCAGCACGCAGTCCGCCATCGAAGAAAAGGTGATGAAAGGCATTGAGGAGAACATGCTGAAATTGCAGGAGCTGGACAAGGGTCAGGTGTCTGAGGTCAAGCAGAAGGCCTCCAATGGCATCGCCAGCTGGTTTGGCCTCAAGAAAAGCAAACTTCCAGCTCTGAACCGCAAGCCGGACATGCCAAAGCCCAAGGAGGACAAAAAGGAATGGAAGCTCAACGTGTcgtcctcgtcctcctcctcttcctccaatAAAGACCCCAAAGTGGCGGTGGCCAAGAAGAAGCTGGAGGCTGAAGGCCTCAACATCTCCAAGCTGATGGAGAAAGCTGAAGACCTGAGGAAGGCCCTTGAGGAGGAACGAGCCTTTATGAACGGGATGGCCCTGGAAAAGACCAGCCGGGGACGTCCATGCAATGTGCCCGTGGAGATGCCCACTGTCTACCGAGAAGCAGCCTCAGACACTTTCATGCAGCAGCTACTAAACAG GGTCGATGACCGAGATGCACCCTGTGACAAGGAGCAGCGATGCCGGCGTCTGTCCTTCGATTCCAAGAAGTCGCGACCGCTTTTCAGCTCCCAACGGAACGGAGTGATCAGTCACTTGAAGGCCAGAGGAGACATCATTGAGAAG AGTGCTGGCCTGGGAGGCAAAGATGACGTCACGTCGGAGGAAAGCCTTGGGGAGACGGTCCACTCGCAGCACTTTACAG GCTCGTCCACCAGGACCCTGGATAGCGGCATTGGTACTTTTCCCTTACCCGACTATGCCAGCAGTCCTTCTGGAAAGGGAATCCCTAAATCAAAGCCACACTGTGAACCCGAGTCTTCAGGGTCCCCTGCCAAGCATGGGCCTGGTACCAAGATGCCACGCAAGGCTAGGACCCTGGAGAGGGAGCTGTCCTCTCTGGACGAAGCATTTGCTCAGGATGAGGACTTGAACCCCCAACTCTACAGCACAGTGCTTGACAGCAAGGGCTTGTCCACAAACCACCTGTCCAGCTTTGTCCGAGAAG CTGTAGATGTCTACGGTGCTCATGTCAAAACTCAACCATCCAAAAATTGGACCTTCCCGAATTCCAAAGCCTCCGCCTCCACGACCGACATGTATCTGGGAGTGACGTCCGAGCTGGACATAGTGCACGATGAGCAGCCGCTCCACAGG CAAAGCACAAAGCAATGCCTGCCGCAGTCGGGACGAGACCCCGACGCATCCAGTCTGCCTTTACCCTCGTCCCTGGGCTTTGGCCGCCGTTTGAAGAGTCGGACGCCCAGCACGGCGGAGGTGACCAAGGACGCCGTGTTGGACATGTCCCGTGAGCGCTCCGATGACATGATCTCTCCCAATCGGCCGTCTGCTCTGGAAACCCCCGAGTCTCTGAGCGACTCCCTCTACGACAGCCTGTCCTCGTGTGGCAGCCAGGGCTAA